From a single Pseudoalteromonas nigrifaciens genomic region:
- the tatB gene encoding Sec-independent protein translocase protein TatB, translating into MGMWELIVVLIVGLVVLGPERLPVAIRTVSRWIKTAKSLANSVKAEVSEELRVHELHENLKKAEQQNLTDLSPELQSSLTELQQAAQSVTHSYKKNQIDPSNKQNIDDTK; encoded by the coding sequence ATGGGGATGTGGGAGCTAATTGTTGTTTTAATTGTTGGTTTAGTGGTGCTTGGTCCAGAGCGTTTACCTGTAGCAATTAGAACGGTAAGCCGATGGATAAAAACTGCAAAGTCGCTTGCTAACTCAGTGAAAGCTGAAGTGAGCGAAGAGTTGCGTGTGCACGAATTACACGAAAACCTTAAAAAAGCGGAGCAACAAAACTTAACCGATTTAAGTCCTGAACTACAAAGTTCACTAACTGAACTTCAACAGGCCGCTCAGTCTGTGACCCACAGTTATAAAAAAAATCAAATCGATCCCTCTAATAAGCAAAATATTGATGATACAAAGTGA
- a CDS encoding TatD family hydrolase — protein MPYSLIDAGVNLTNHQFDKQHQDIIARANAAGVKHMLIIGCDVAASEQSLELAIEHQQFSTAGVHPHDAKSATDELETQLTQLASHKQVIAIGECGLDYNRDFSPRDVQRSVLRRQLALAEQLNLPVYLHERDASEDMLSILKEFNVRGVLHCFTGNAQALKSYLALGLYIGITGWVCDERRGKELQQLIPSIPLNKLLIETDAPFLIPRTVSPKPKSRRNEPALLTYVCETIAQLYNLTPEAIAQQTTLNFYNVFGLKAK, from the coding sequence ATGCCATACAGCTTAATTGATGCTGGGGTTAATTTAACTAACCATCAGTTTGATAAACAGCATCAAGATATTATTGCCCGCGCTAATGCTGCGGGAGTAAAGCATATGCTGATTATAGGCTGCGATGTAGCAGCCAGTGAGCAGTCGCTTGAGCTGGCTATAGAGCATCAGCAATTTTCTACAGCAGGCGTACATCCTCACGATGCTAAATCGGCTACTGATGAGCTTGAGACGCAACTCACTCAACTTGCAAGCCATAAACAAGTTATAGCCATTGGGGAGTGCGGCCTTGATTATAACCGTGATTTTTCGCCTCGCGATGTACAACGAAGTGTACTTAGACGCCAGCTTGCCCTAGCTGAACAGCTAAACTTACCTGTATATTTGCATGAACGTGATGCCAGCGAAGACATGCTCAGTATTTTAAAAGAATTTAATGTACGCGGCGTATTACATTGCTTTACAGGTAACGCTCAGGCATTAAAAAGCTACTTAGCGTTAGGGCTTTATATCGGCATTACCGGCTGGGTTTGCGATGAACGCCGTGGAAAAGAACTACAACAATTAATCCCCAGTATCCCTCTTAATAAACTGTTAATAGAAACTGATGCGCCTTTTTTGATTCCGCGCACCGTTAGCCCAAAGCCTAAATCTCGCCGTAATGAACCTGCATTATTAACTTATGTGTGCGAAACAATTGCCCAATTATACAACCTTACTCCTGAGGCAATAGCGCAGCAAACTACTCTAAACTTTTATAATGTTTTTGGTTTAAAAGCTAAGTAA
- the tatC gene encoding twin-arginine translocase subunit TatC, translating to MAEEVKSGFVAHLIELRDRLIKSLLSILVIFIAIVYFANDIYTFVAAPLISHLPSTATMIATDVTAPFFAPFKLTLFVALFASIPWILHQVWGFIAPGLYKHEKRMLMPILASSIFLFYGGIAFCYFVVLPIILGFFTSAGPAMLTLAPDISSYLGFVLKLFFAFGVAFEIPVAIMLLCWSGATTTQSLKEKRPYIVVGVFVVAMFLTPPDVLSQTLLALPMLILFELGLILAKFYTAKPQQESEE from the coding sequence ATGGCTGAGGAAGTAAAATCGGGGTTTGTCGCGCATTTAATTGAATTACGCGATCGGCTGATTAAATCACTATTAAGCATTTTAGTTATTTTTATTGCAATAGTGTATTTTGCAAACGACATTTATACATTTGTTGCAGCGCCATTAATTTCACATTTGCCAAGCACTGCAACCATGATAGCAACTGATGTCACAGCGCCATTTTTTGCCCCTTTTAAACTAACGTTATTTGTCGCATTATTTGCCTCTATTCCGTGGATATTACACCAGGTTTGGGGTTTTATAGCTCCGGGATTGTATAAGCACGAAAAACGCATGTTAATGCCAATACTCGCCTCAAGCATCTTTTTGTTTTATGGTGGTATTGCCTTTTGCTACTTTGTAGTACTGCCAATTATTTTAGGCTTTTTTACCAGTGCGGGTCCTGCAATGCTCACCTTAGCACCGGATATTAGTAGCTACTTAGGGTTTGTACTAAAACTATTTTTTGCCTTTGGTGTCGCTTTCGAAATTCCAGTAGCCATTATGCTGCTGTGCTGGAGCGGCGCTACAACAACGCAAAGCTTAAAAGAAAAACGTCCCTATATTGTAGTGGGTGTTTTTGTAGTAGCGATGTTTTTAACACCGCCCGATGTATTGTCACAAACTTTATTAGCGCTACCTATGCTTATTTTGTTTGAGCTAGGCCTAATTTTAGCTAAATTTTATACCGCTAAACCACAACAAGAATCTGAGGAATAA
- the ubiB gene encoding ubiquinone biosynthesis regulatory protein kinase UbiB yields the protein MSTARLYYITKTLLSYGLDELVPKHKIPWFAKIARGSLFWLRNQHKDKPAGLRLRLALQQLGPVWVKFGQMLSTRRDLLPHEIALELAFLQDQVEPFPGELAQKIIEKALEINDISERFSEFSQTPLASASIAQVHTATLVDTNGIEQDVVIKVIRPNINQQINADLALMEKLAKVLAKVHHESKRLRPVEVVKEYKKTLLDELDLMREGANGIQLKRNFEDSDSLYIPTVYSDYSRHNILVMERIYGIAVSDTDALLAQNTNMKLLAERGVEVFFTQVFRDSFFHADMHPGNIFVSREHPENPKYIGIDCGIVGTLNKEDKRYLAENFIAFFNRDYRQVAQLHVDSGWVPPDTSIEEFEFAIRTVCEPIFNKPLAEISFGHVLVNLFNTARRFNMQVQPQLVLLQKTLLYVEGLGRQLYPQLDLWKTAKPFLEDWVKQQVGPLSVIKQMYAQLPFWAEKMPELPDLIYQSLKRPPQIQVQAPKGSHKPLVLGLFSSAAMVIAALFYLQHDLIAASIAISSAIIGFIAAWRST from the coding sequence GTGTCAACTGCACGACTGTATTACATCACTAAAACACTGCTTAGCTACGGATTAGATGAGTTAGTACCAAAACATAAAATCCCTTGGTTTGCGAAAATAGCCCGAGGTAGTTTATTTTGGCTGCGTAATCAGCATAAAGATAAGCCAGCAGGGCTGCGATTACGTTTAGCCCTACAACAGCTTGGCCCAGTATGGGTTAAGTTTGGCCAAATGCTTTCTACGCGTCGTGACTTACTGCCGCACGAAATTGCATTAGAGCTGGCATTTTTGCAAGATCAGGTTGAACCTTTTCCCGGCGAACTTGCACAAAAAATAATAGAAAAAGCTCTCGAAATTAATGACATAAGCGAGCGTTTTAGTGAGTTTTCACAAACACCACTGGCGTCGGCATCAATAGCACAAGTACATACCGCAACGTTAGTTGACACAAATGGTATAGAGCAAGATGTAGTTATTAAAGTAATCCGCCCTAACATTAATCAACAAATTAACGCCGACTTAGCCTTAATGGAAAAGCTCGCTAAGGTGTTAGCAAAAGTACACCACGAGTCAAAACGTCTGCGTCCTGTGGAAGTAGTAAAAGAGTACAAAAAGACTCTACTTGATGAACTTGATTTAATGCGCGAAGGTGCAAACGGCATTCAACTTAAACGTAACTTTGAAGACTCAGATTCGCTTTACATCCCTACCGTTTATAGCGATTACAGCCGCCATAATATATTAGTAATGGAGCGTATTTATGGTATTGCGGTATCAGATACTGATGCTTTATTAGCGCAAAACACCAATATGAAACTACTGGCTGAGCGTGGCGTTGAAGTGTTTTTTACCCAAGTGTTCAGAGACAGCTTTTTTCATGCTGACATGCACCCAGGTAATATTTTTGTTTCTCGTGAGCACCCCGAAAACCCTAAATATATTGGTATAGATTGCGGTATTGTGGGCACCTTAAACAAAGAAGATAAACGCTATTTAGCGGAAAACTTTATAGCCTTTTTTAATCGTGATTATCGCCAAGTTGCGCAGTTGCATGTGGACTCGGGTTGGGTACCGCCCGACACCAGTATTGAAGAGTTTGAATTTGCTATTCGCACTGTCTGCGAGCCTATATTTAATAAGCCTTTAGCTGAAATTTCGTTTGGTCATGTATTGGTTAATTTATTTAATACTGCAAGGCGCTTTAATATGCAGGTACAACCACAATTGGTATTACTGCAAAAAACCTTACTGTATGTTGAAGGTTTAGGCCGCCAGCTTTATCCACAATTAGATTTATGGAAAACCGCTAAGCCCTTTTTAGAAGACTGGGTTAAGCAACAAGTTGGTCCGTTATCGGTTATAAAGCAAATGTATGCACAATTACCCTTTTGGGCCGAAAAAATGCCAGAGCTGCCCGATCTAATTTATCAAAGCTTAAAACGCCCACCACAAATTCAAGTACAGGCTCCGAAGGGATCTCATAAACCTTTGGTTTTAGGTTTGTTTAGCAGTGCGGCTATGGTTATTGCTGCATTATTTTATTTACAGCACGATTTAATTGCTGCAAGTATCGCTATAAGTAGCGCTATTATTGGTTTTATAGCAGCATGGCGTAGCACATAA
- a CDS encoding ubiquinone biosynthesis accessory factor UbiJ produces MALEQATEKNSTEAPSTDFFMLPNLVLSLVERILNQALKLDTSLSGKLAAVKHQRLVVDVRGSQLKLLLVFSDKQLHLYSATSDTDADCMISADLNTLLALKNPAMLTQLIRQDKLDLQGDLNIAQTYSNAFSTLDIDWPEQLSSHLGDAPAQQLYLHFKTLQQHGNKAKTQLSRTLTSLCQDELAITIHPLELKQFKQQNRELKGQVAAIEQRINALLTTLTTR; encoded by the coding sequence ATGGCGCTTGAGCAAGCAACCGAAAAAAATTCTACTGAGGCTCCCTCAACTGATTTTTTTATGTTACCCAACTTAGTACTTTCGCTCGTGGAGCGAATACTTAATCAAGCACTTAAACTCGATACAAGCCTATCGGGAAAGTTGGCAGCAGTTAAGCATCAGCGCTTAGTCGTTGATGTTAGGGGCTCTCAGCTAAAGCTGCTGCTAGTGTTTAGCGACAAGCAACTTCATTTATATAGCGCAACCAGTGATACAGACGCAGATTGCATGATTAGCGCCGACCTTAACACCCTGCTTGCGCTAAAAAACCCAGCCATGCTTACCCAGCTAATTCGCCAAGACAAACTTGATTTACAAGGCGATTTAAACATAGCTCAAACCTATAGCAATGCATTTTCAACACTAGATATAGATTGGCCTGAGCAGCTTTCATCGCACCTTGGTGATGCTCCCGCACAGCAATTATATTTACACTTCAAAACGCTCCAGCAACACGGCAATAAAGCAAAAACGCAGTTAAGCCGCACCCTAACAAGCTTATGCCAAGATGAATTGGCAATTACCATTCATCCGTTAGAGCTTAAACAATTTAAACAACAAAACCGTGAGCTTAAAGGCCAAGTTGCTGCTATAGAACAACGCATTAATGCCTTACTAACCACTTTGACTACCCGCTAA
- a CDS encoding sensor domain-containing diguanylate cyclase encodes MKVIGVLLSLLTILFAGLAAANTIEIDEQFTSEKINSVYYSFAPTSIATAQQSDLKQWQTLTNKPLNLGIEQRPVWIQFTIKNTLNTRVTPILSIDNPLLNEVQVYHLLDKRRSSSININAPPLLPQQQIKNEPLLVKLTLPAHSNTTVIVKVSNSSGLRVPLTLWQADALFTYKSKLNLLYGLLIGFVFSLAISCLILYAFSRKQYFAYTGAITLMLSILLYFICGFSFIHTRSAGTVQLMIPMLVMLITVLFLPLQQQVCQPKTVTWFKVQKIIIAIYALLIAFVWLFPTLVVTLFCFITTPIVLGYYVVTTLLCIRQNPSEPQKALLLALCSFLAAIVYFIITVSGLYIFTNSRVAFVFICSLSCAFSLGYAVMKLFILQRDEQVTTQQTLIAKSAAQDALLHERLSLQESVRQELETQVDERTFELQVTLRELEEKNRELEQLNMEDPLTGIKNRRFFDKKLVMELRRSRREQTPLSVIMLDIDKFKVINDTYGHLTGDQVIRTAADTIKKQLQRPLDEVARYGGEEFVVLLPNTQNDGAIAIAEKIRHAIATNNVHVAGTTISFTISAGVYTSVAEDINNPEIFTERADKALYFAKQHGRNQVINFPIPQSKSRSV; translated from the coding sequence ATGAAAGTTATTGGGGTGTTATTAAGCTTATTAACTATCCTTTTTGCTGGTTTAGCAGCCGCTAATACGATAGAGATCGATGAGCAGTTTACATCTGAAAAAATTAACTCTGTTTATTATTCTTTTGCGCCTACATCCATAGCAACCGCCCAGCAGAGCGATCTTAAACAGTGGCAAACGTTAACCAACAAACCACTTAATTTAGGGATTGAACAACGCCCTGTTTGGATCCAATTTACAATTAAAAATACGCTCAATACGCGTGTAACGCCAATACTCTCTATCGATAATCCGCTATTAAATGAAGTACAGGTATATCACTTACTCGATAAGCGACGATCCTCCTCAATAAATATTAATGCCCCTCCTTTACTGCCACAACAACAAATAAAAAACGAACCTTTGCTGGTAAAATTAACGCTTCCTGCCCACAGTAATACCACTGTTATTGTTAAAGTGAGCAATAGCTCAGGGTTACGCGTGCCTTTAACCTTATGGCAGGCAGATGCGCTCTTTACATATAAAAGTAAGCTTAATTTGCTTTACGGATTATTAATTGGCTTTGTTTTTTCTTTAGCGATTAGCTGTCTTATTTTGTATGCTTTTTCGCGTAAGCAATACTTTGCTTACACGGGCGCTATAACATTAATGCTCAGCATCTTATTATATTTTATTTGTGGCTTTAGTTTCATCCACACACGTTCTGCGGGCACAGTACAACTTATGATCCCCATGTTGGTGATGCTGATAACGGTACTTTTCTTACCTCTACAGCAACAGGTATGTCAGCCTAAAACCGTTACATGGTTTAAAGTGCAAAAAATTATAATAGCTATATATGCACTGCTTATTGCGTTTGTTTGGCTTTTTCCCACACTTGTTGTCACCTTATTTTGCTTTATTACCACTCCCATTGTTTTAGGCTACTATGTTGTAACAACCTTACTTTGTATTCGCCAAAACCCATCAGAACCCCAAAAAGCACTTTTGCTAGCTTTATGCAGCTTTTTAGCCGCAATTGTTTATTTTATTATTACTGTTTCAGGGCTTTATATATTTACAAACAGTAGAGTGGCTTTTGTGTTTATTTGCTCTCTTAGCTGCGCTTTCTCCCTTGGATATGCGGTGATGAAACTCTTTATTTTACAGCGCGATGAACAAGTAACTACTCAACAAACCTTAATAGCCAAAAGTGCTGCCCAAGATGCCTTATTACATGAGCGGCTATCTTTACAAGAAAGCGTGCGTCAAGAGCTCGAAACACAAGTAGATGAGCGTACTTTTGAGTTACAAGTAACACTAAGAGAACTAGAAGAAAAAAACCGTGAGCTTGAACAGCTAAACATGGAAGATCCCTTAACTGGTATTAAAAACCGGCGCTTTTTTGATAAAAAATTAGTGATGGAGTTGCGCCGCTCGCGTCGCGAACAAACACCATTAAGTGTTATTATGCTTGATATAGACAAATTTAAGGTAATAAACGATACCTATGGCCACCTAACTGGCGATCAGGTTATTCGTACTGCTGCTGATACTATTAAAAAGCAATTACAGCGCCCGCTTGATGAAGTAGCACGTTACGGCGGCGAAGAATTTGTGGTGTTATTACCCAATACCCAAAATGATGGCGCGATAGCCATTGCTGAAAAAATTCGCCACGCTATTGCTACTAATAATGTGCATGTGGCTGGCACTACTATTTCATTTACAATCAGCGCGGGAGTGTATACTAGCGTTGCTGAAGATATAAATAATCCTGAAATTTTTACCGAACGTGCCGACAAAGCACTGTATTTTGCCAAGCAGCATGGTCGTAACCAAGTGATTAATTTTCCAATCCCACAATCCAAAAGTAGGAGCGTATAA
- the tatA gene encoding Sec-independent protein translocase subunit TatA has protein sequence MGFGGISLWQLLIVLAIIVLLFGTKKLRGIGGDLGGAVKGFKKAMSDEKNTDKEKPEQIQKSEESAPLDSAHTEKNKDNNKV, from the coding sequence ATGGGATTTGGCGGTATTAGTCTTTGGCAGTTATTGATTGTATTAGCAATTATTGTACTTTTGTTTGGCACTAAAAAATTACGCGGTATTGGTGGTGATTTAGGTGGAGCAGTTAAAGGCTTTAAAAAAGCAATGTCTGACGAAAAAAATACAGATAAAGAAAAGCCAGAGCAGATTCAAAAATCAGAAGAAAGTGCACCGCTTGATTCTGCCCATACTGAAAAAAATAAAGACAATAACAAGGTTTAA
- the ubiE gene encoding bifunctional demethylmenaquinone methyltransferase/2-methoxy-6-polyprenyl-1,4-benzoquinol methylase UbiE, producing MSETPQKTTHFGYKTVAENDKASMVADVFHSVAAKYDVMNDLMSFGVHRLWKRQTIASSGVRKGHHVLDLAGGTGDLTAKFSQLVGETGQVILGDINSSMLKVGREKLHNLGLVGNIDYVQMNAEALPFPDNSFDLITIAFGLRNVTDKDKALRSMYRILKPGGRLLVLEFSKPEHEILSKAYDFYSFNLLPTMGKLVANDSESYKYLAESIRMHPDQDTLKSMMSDAGFEQTTYQNLTGGIVALHRGFKY from the coding sequence ATGAGCGAAACACCACAAAAGACCACGCATTTTGGCTATAAAACGGTAGCCGAAAACGATAAAGCCTCAATGGTTGCAGACGTATTTCATTCAGTTGCGGCAAAATATGACGTAATGAATGACTTAATGTCTTTTGGGGTACATCGTTTATGGAAACGTCAAACAATAGCCAGCTCTGGCGTTCGTAAAGGCCACCATGTTTTAGATTTAGCCGGTGGTACGGGCGATTTAACTGCAAAATTTAGCCAACTAGTCGGAGAAACCGGTCAGGTTATACTCGGTGATATTAACTCGTCTATGTTAAAAGTGGGCCGTGAAAAACTCCATAATTTAGGCTTAGTTGGCAATATTGACTACGTGCAAATGAACGCTGAAGCCTTACCATTCCCAGATAATAGCTTTGATCTGATCACTATTGCATTTGGTTTACGTAATGTAACCGACAAAGACAAAGCATTACGTTCAATGTACCGCATTTTAAAACCAGGCGGGCGCTTACTGGTATTAGAGTTTTCAAAGCCAGAGCATGAAATACTCAGTAAGGCATACGACTTTTATTCATTTAACTTATTACCAACTATGGGTAAGTTAGTGGCAAACGACAGCGAATCGTACAAGTATTTAGCTGAGTCGATTCGTATGCATCCAGATCAAGACACGCTTAAAAGCATGATGTCTGATGCAGGCTTTGAGCAAACCACTTATCAAAACTTAACCGGTGGTATTGTTGCGCTGCATCGCGGCTTTAAATACTAA
- a CDS encoding DUF885 domain-containing protein: MNQLLSRPLRHSLLGITFLCTLSACQTTSLNADKQFTQVAENIVQNRQDASPYSNNPQGVDGYLLPNLTAEYLAQEYKKNTQLLADLDTVNIDKLSDENRINFSILRAQVQNSVDEYVFNAHYMPLTSEYGFHSSLSFMVKSSQYKTLQDYKNYLARLAQVPRFFEQNIYWMKQGLAIGLTQPKAVLKGYEDSISVYIVDDVTQSEFYQPFLTNTAGLSSSEFYELQLQAKTIIKEQVIAAYKDYLTFFTEEYQAGARDSIGISATPNGAAFYANRAKHYTTTDMTPKEIHELGLKEVARIRSEMEEVIKEVGFKGTFAEFIHFLRTDPQFYATTPEQLLKEAAYIAKKMDAQLPRLFHTLPRKPYGVVAVPANIAPKYTTGRYSGSNRDDQAGYYWVNTYALDKRPLYALEALTLHEAVPGHHLQISLNAELENLPSYRRDAYLSAFGEGWGLYSEYLGIEAGFYQDPYSRFGRLTYEMWRAARLVVDTGMHMYGWSRERAMNFMGDNTALSLHNVKTETDRYISWPAQALSYKIGELTIKRLRKEAEQALGQKFDVREFHHQVLRHGSVPLSVLEQQIRLYIKNELAKQDI; this comes from the coding sequence ATGAATCAACTTTTATCTCGACCATTACGCCACTCGCTACTGGGAATTACTTTTTTATGCACCTTAAGTGCATGCCAAACAACCTCACTTAATGCTGATAAGCAATTTACTCAAGTTGCCGAAAACATTGTGCAAAATAGACAAGATGCTAGCCCCTACAGTAATAATCCTCAGGGGGTAGATGGCTACTTACTACCTAACTTAACTGCCGAGTATTTAGCGCAAGAATATAAAAAAAATACCCAACTACTTGCCGATTTAGATACGGTAAACATTGATAAGTTAAGTGATGAAAATCGGATTAACTTTAGTATTTTGCGTGCTCAAGTGCAAAATAGCGTGGATGAGTATGTATTTAATGCCCACTATATGCCGCTTACATCTGAATATGGGTTTCATTCAAGCTTGTCGTTTATGGTTAAAAGTTCACAATATAAAACGTTACAAGATTATAAAAATTATTTAGCGCGATTAGCTCAGGTACCACGCTTTTTTGAGCAAAATATTTATTGGATGAAACAAGGTTTAGCAATAGGGTTAACGCAGCCTAAAGCTGTACTTAAAGGTTATGAAGATTCAATTAGTGTTTATATTGTTGATGATGTAACACAATCTGAATTTTATCAGCCATTTTTAACGAATACTGCAGGCTTAAGTAGCAGCGAATTTTATGAGCTGCAACTCCAAGCTAAAACAATAATTAAAGAACAAGTAATAGCAGCATATAAAGATTATCTCACCTTTTTTACTGAAGAGTATCAAGCAGGTGCTCGAGACAGTATTGGTATTTCGGCAACGCCTAATGGGGCTGCTTTTTATGCTAATCGCGCCAAGCATTACACCACTACAGATATGACCCCAAAAGAAATTCATGAGTTGGGCCTAAAAGAAGTGGCACGTATTCGTAGCGAAATGGAAGAGGTAATAAAAGAAGTTGGTTTTAAAGGCACGTTCGCCGAATTTATCCACTTTTTACGTACTGATCCGCAGTTCTACGCAACTACTCCAGAGCAGTTACTAAAAGAAGCTGCTTATATTGCTAAAAAAATGGATGCGCAACTGCCTAGATTATTTCATACCTTGCCGCGCAAACCTTATGGCGTAGTGGCTGTTCCCGCCAATATTGCTCCTAAATATACTACAGGGCGTTACTCGGGTTCGAACCGCGACGATCAAGCTGGTTATTACTGGGTAAACACTTATGCGCTAGATAAGCGACCTCTTTACGCGCTAGAGGCGTTAACGCTGCATGAAGCTGTACCAGGGCACCATTTACAAATATCACTTAATGCTGAGCTAGAAAATTTGCCGAGTTATCGTCGTGATGCTTATTTATCAGCATTTGGCGAGGGGTGGGGGCTTTATTCTGAGTACTTAGGAATAGAAGCTGGGTTTTATCAAGATCCATATAGCCGTTTCGGACGTTTAACCTATGAAATGTGGCGCGCTGCACGTTTAGTTGTTGATACGGGAATGCATATGTATGGCTGGAGCCGTGAACGCGCGATGAACTTTATGGGCGATAACACTGCTTTGTCGTTGCACAACGTTAAAACTGAAACAGATCGTTATATTTCATGGCCTGCGCAGGCGTTATCGTATAAAATTGGAGAATTAACTATTAAGCGCTTACGTAAAGAAGCGGAGCAGGCCCTTGGCCAAAAATTTGATGTGCGAGAGTTCCATCATCAAGTGCTACGCCATGGTTCAGTACCGTTATCTGTACTTGAGCAGCAAATTCGTTTGTATATTAAAAACGAACTAGCTAAACAGGATATTTAA
- a CDS encoding GGDEF domain-containing protein yields MAVAQDKMTKVCVFLERHVLPPTPLNYQVVYTYISQVNNDLNSAIERAIASNTLIDSLFTEQLYFEHLNQGHATEVSMIENVNGVINSLSKSAQHTEKQFINFAGHISECMHSLDENNIKNSRIALTRLDQQTATLLTQHKQFKQQLSNAKQLHEKTKKQLNTLRKQHIIDSQTGLYKRHYLTKQVQIWANQHKPVCAIAIQIDNLDHFIDNFGDVIAEAILSKVAKQVQKYVFQSGLAGRTAKDQFTVLLTDVDCETTNLIAEKVRAGVAKLRFISSKNALALPAIKLSLGIAQQQQADFEQLTKSASNAAFKARSLGQNSFTAEH; encoded by the coding sequence ATGGCTGTAGCACAAGATAAAATGACAAAAGTGTGTGTATTTTTAGAGCGCCATGTTTTGCCACCTACACCACTTAATTATCAGGTTGTTTATACTTATATTAGCCAAGTAAACAACGACCTTAATAGCGCCATTGAGCGCGCTATTGCAAGTAACACTCTTATTGACAGTTTATTTACCGAGCAACTCTATTTTGAGCATTTAAATCAAGGCCATGCCACTGAAGTGTCGATGATAGAGAATGTTAATGGGGTAATTAACTCGCTGTCTAAAAGCGCACAACACACTGAAAAACAATTTATTAATTTTGCCGGCCATATTAGCGAGTGTATGCATTCGCTTGATGAAAATAACATTAAAAATAGCCGGATCGCACTTACAAGGCTAGATCAGCAAACAGCAACACTGTTAACGCAACACAAACAGTTTAAACAACAATTAAGTAATGCTAAACAACTCCACGAAAAAACTAAAAAGCAGCTTAACACCCTGCGTAAACAACATATTATTGATAGTCAAACTGGCTTGTATAAACGTCATTATTTAACCAAGCAAGTGCAAATATGGGCAAATCAACATAAACCGGTTTGTGCTATTGCTATTCAAATAGACAATTTAGATCACTTTATTGATAACTTTGGCGATGTAATCGCAGAAGCAATTTTAAGCAAAGTGGCTAAACAAGTACAAAAATATGTGTTTCAAAGCGGCCTAGCGGGGCGTACTGCAAAAGATCAATTTACTGTACTACTTACCGACGTAGATTGTGAAACAACCAATTTAATTGCAGAAAAAGTACGCGCTGGTGTTGCAAAGCTGCGCTTTATCAGCTCAAAAAACGCGCTGGCATTACCTGCAATTAAGCTCTCTTTGGGGATTGCACAGCAACAACAAGCTGACTTTGAGCAATTAACTAAAAGTGCTTCTAATGCGGCATTTAAAGCACGCTCTTTAGGGCAAAATAGCTTTACTGCGGAGCATTAA